Proteins encoded in a region of the Vicia villosa cultivar HV-30 ecotype Madison, WI linkage group LG5, Vvil1.0, whole genome shotgun sequence genome:
- the LOC131607501 gene encoding uncharacterized protein LOC131607501, with protein MALQEHANEWPPTGAPFDLHRDEHWTNFDSSVNAVSFGFVATAILISMFLVMAIFERFLRPLSPPMSPSTRQSHRDVEAQIGSNSNSNTKLSHPSPKMSIYSSEVSVLMPGDVIPTFIAHPVPCCPERIAWPSHQHNTLPCSTSNTRPNYRPSNINEV; from the exons ATGGCATTACAAGAACATGCCAATGAATGGCCACCAACAGGTGCACCGTTTGACCTCCACAGAGATGAACATTGGACCAACTTCGACAGCTCAGTCAATGCTGTTTCTTTTGGGTTTGTAGCTACTGCTATCCTCATTTCCATGTTCTTAGTCATGGCTATCTTTGAGAGATTCCTCAGACCCCTTTCTCCTCCCATGTCACCCTCCACCCGCCAGAGCCACCGTGATGTTGAGGCTCAGATTGGTTCCAATTCCAATTCCAACACCAAACTCTCTCACCCATCACCCAAA ATGAGTATATATTCGAGCGAGGTTTCGGTTTTAATGCCTGGAGATGTGATTCCAACATTCATTGCTCACCCTGTTCCATGTTGTCCCGAACGGATCGCGTGGCCTTCTCATCAACATAACACATTACCTTGTTCGACTTCGAACACGAGGCCTAACTATAGGCCTAGTAATATCAATGAAGTCTGA
- the LOC131605552 gene encoding hypothetical protein At1g04090-like has product MLVDSAAYFWLPHPLEGYKALGYLVTNSHDKPSVDEISCVRVGLTGISETYHTLLDTGSFTPGFPFWVENLRPCNCSMLGTGVPVRIFFYSNCCWNRREELPVMCLNYLNQTLPEMPQIDRIHALIELYGPTVFFNLEEVYLPSSIDWLFSNGASLYQKGLSKGEVIDEGLFNGPSTMENGIKNMVFSKVGSQVGDWEHFTFRICYFSGELWSKYFSQHSVGKWVDAHELEYIDGNEATVYSLKKGGDMLVTFIMEKLIFQHYFIFSTLRTRLILEGRVMIESLIIS; this is encoded by the coding sequence atgcTTGTTGATTCTGCTGCTTACTTTTGGCTACCTCATCCCCTTGAAGGTTATAAGGCTCTTGGGTACTTAGTTACTAACAGCCATGACAAGCCCAGTGTAGATGAAATTAGTTGCGTTCGTGTTGGCCTAACCGGTATAAGTGAAACTTACCACACATTACTTGATACTGGATCTTTCACTCCCGGGTTTCCATTTTGGGTTGAGAACTTGAGACCTTGTAACTGCAGCATGTTAGGGACAGGAGTTCCAGTAAGGATTTTTTTCTACAGTAATTGTTGTTGGAACAGGAGAGAAGAGTTACCTGTTATGTGCTTGAATTATTTGAACCAAACACTGCCGGAAATGCCACAGATTGACCGAATTCATGCGCTTATAGAACTCTATGGTCCTACTGTTTTCTTTAATCTTGAGGAAGTTTACCTGCCTTCTTCTATTGATTGGCTTTTCAGCAATGGAGCCAGTTTGTATCAAAAGGGCTTGTCTAAAGGCGAGGTTATTGATGAAGGGCTTTTCAACGGACCATCTACTATGGAAAATGGAATTAAAAACATGGTTTTTAGCAAAGTTGGTTCCCAAGTAGGTGATTGGGAGCATTTCACATTTAGAATATGCTATTTCAGTGGTGAGCTTTGGAGTAAATATTTCTCACAGCACAGTGTTGGTAAATGGGTTGATGCACATGAATTAGAGTATATTGATGGCAATGAAGCTACTGTGTACTCGTTAAAAAAAGGGGGGGACATGCTAGTTACCTTCATCATGGAAAAGTTGATATTccaacattattttattttttcaaccttgaggacaaggttgatcTTGGAGGGGCGAGTAATGATAGAGAGCTTAATTATTAgttaa